One window from the genome of Salvia miltiorrhiza cultivar Shanhuang (shh) chromosome 7, IMPLAD_Smil_shh, whole genome shotgun sequence encodes:
- the LOC130993614 gene encoding ADP-ribosylation factor 2 isoform X1: MGLTFTKLFSRLFAKKEMRILMVGLDAAGKTTILYKLKLGEIVTTIPTIGFNVETVEYKNISFTVWDVGGQDKIRPLWRHYFQNTQGLIFVVDSNDRDRVVEARDELHRMLNEDELRDAVLLVFANKQDLPNAMNAAEITDKLGLHSLRQRHWYIQSTCATSGEGLYEGLDWLSNNIANKGGR; encoded by the exons ATGGGGCTGACTTTCACTAAGCTGTTTAGCCGGCTATTCGCTAAGAAGGAGATGCGGATTTTGATGGTTGGTCTTGATGCTGCTGGTAAGACAACCATCCTGTACAAGCTCAAGCTCGGAGAGATTGTCACCACCATTCCAACCATTG GTTTCAATGTGGAGACTGTTGAATACAAGAACATTAGCTTCACAGTTTGGGATGTTGGGGGTCAGGACAAG ATCCGCCCATTGTGGAGGCACTACTTCCAAAACACACAGGGTCTCATATTTGTGGTGGACAGTAATGACAGGGACCGTGTTGTGGAGGCAAGGGATGAATTGCATAGGATGTTGAATGAG GATGAGCTGAGAGATGCTGTATTACTTGTATTTGCAAACAAGCAAGATCTTCCCAATGCAATGAATGCTGCTGAAATTACTGACAAGCTTGGTCTGCATTCACTGAGGCAGCGTCACTG GTACATCCAGAGCACCTGTGCTACCTCTGGAGAGGGGCTATACGAGGGGCTGGATTGGCTCTCTAACAATATTGCTAACAAG GGGGGTAGATAG
- the LOC130993614 gene encoding ADP-ribosylation factor 2 isoform X2 yields the protein MGLTFTKLFSRLFAKKEMRILMVGLDAAGKTTILYKLKLGEIVTTIPTIGFNVETVEYKNISFTVWDVGGQDKIRPLWRHYFQNTQGLIFVVDSNDRDRVVEARDELHRMLNEDELRDAVLLVFANKQDLPNAMNAAEITDKLGLHSLRQRHWYIQSTCATSGEGLYEGLDWLSNNIANKA from the exons ATGGGGCTGACTTTCACTAAGCTGTTTAGCCGGCTATTCGCTAAGAAGGAGATGCGGATTTTGATGGTTGGTCTTGATGCTGCTGGTAAGACAACCATCCTGTACAAGCTCAAGCTCGGAGAGATTGTCACCACCATTCCAACCATTG GTTTCAATGTGGAGACTGTTGAATACAAGAACATTAGCTTCACAGTTTGGGATGTTGGGGGTCAGGACAAG ATCCGCCCATTGTGGAGGCACTACTTCCAAAACACACAGGGTCTCATATTTGTGGTGGACAGTAATGACAGGGACCGTGTTGTGGAGGCAAGGGATGAATTGCATAGGATGTTGAATGAG GATGAGCTGAGAGATGCTGTATTACTTGTATTTGCAAACAAGCAAGATCTTCCCAATGCAATGAATGCTGCTGAAATTACTGACAAGCTTGGTCTGCATTCACTGAGGCAGCGTCACTG GTACATCCAGAGCACCTGTGCTACCTCTGGAGAGGGGCTATACGAGGGGCTGGATTGGCTCTCTAACAATATTGCTAACAAG GCTTAA